From a region of the Leptospira montravelensis genome:
- a CDS encoding DUF2971 domain-containing protein yields the protein MYKFRSTQWLLNKNELENQELYFSDLDSLNDPMDGFRYLIWKGDEISWKNVFKNYILCLEYIYKRIGLLSKNTKISKEDIPIFAQAKELNLEKSHKIISTIFLSNLNTQAQIRFLSNTTAEISKNDLYVHLKTIHSDALITIDKYYKRNIKLQLTPTSSRLQNFKYTLLNHVLGISNYILSFFPKVHTIFLALDQIHKQMDLIYSSESIEKDYNNWFIHTEFTNSYIDALEKLTYPNSYVCCFSQSCDNSSVWGKYADNHKGVCLIFETNATSEEIAINLKGKNLFLSGAFNAKLEKINYVNQLPKINFFESIGRLSQVQLSSQWLSDENNKLSISGKHLREPLDIWRVDYWEKCKEMLLAKSFDWEYEQEYRILYHDFLNQQFTPEDRKLSYEFDSLKGIIFGVRTKTEEKIKIINIIKEKCHKANRLNFDFYQAEINPKNAKLDIKILNLIKVK from the coding sequence ATGTATAAATTTAGATCCACACAATGGCTGCTTAATAAAAACGAATTAGAGAATCAAGAATTGTATTTTTCTGATTTAGATTCACTAAACGATCCAATGGATGGGTTTAGATACCTAATTTGGAAAGGAGATGAGATTTCTTGGAAAAATGTTTTTAAAAATTATATTCTTTGTCTAGAATATATATACAAGAGAATCGGCCTTCTTTCAAAAAACACAAAAATTTCGAAGGAAGATATACCAATATTTGCACAGGCAAAAGAATTAAATCTTGAAAAGTCGCACAAAATAATAAGCACAATTTTTCTTAGTAATTTAAACACGCAAGCACAGATCCGCTTTTTATCAAACACTACTGCCGAAATCAGCAAAAATGACTTATATGTACACTTAAAAACCATTCATAGCGATGCCCTGATAACGATCGATAAATACTATAAACGTAATATAAAATTGCAACTTACACCTACATCCTCTCGGCTACAAAATTTTAAGTATACTCTCTTAAATCACGTTCTTGGAATTTCAAATTATATCTTAAGTTTTTTTCCAAAAGTTCACACGATTTTTTTAGCATTAGATCAAATTCACAAACAAATGGATTTGATTTATTCCTCAGAATCAATCGAGAAAGATTATAACAACTGGTTCATACATACCGAATTCACAAATTCATATATTGATGCATTAGAAAAACTAACTTATCCAAATTCTTATGTTTGTTGCTTTTCCCAATCCTGCGATAACTCTTCAGTCTGGGGAAAGTATGCTGACAATCACAAAGGGGTATGTTTAATATTTGAAACAAACGCTACAAGCGAAGAAATTGCCATTAATCTAAAAGGCAAAAATCTATTCCTTTCCGGAGCATTCAACGCGAAGTTAGAAAAAATAAATTACGTTAATCAACTTCCTAAAATAAATTTCTTTGAATCTATCGGAAGATTGTCACAAGTTCAACTCAGCTCACAATGGTTGTCTGATGAAAACAACAAATTAAGTATTAGCGGAAAACATCTAAGAGAACCATTAGATATTTGGCGAGTAGATTATTGGGAAAAATGCAAAGAAATGCTTTTGGCAAAGTCATTTGATTGGGAATATGAACAAGAATATCGAATACTGTACCATGATTTTCTTAATCAACAGTTTACTCCAGAAGATCGAAAACTATCATATGAGTTTGATAGTTTAAAAGGTATTATTTTTGGAGTTAGAACAAAAACAGAAGAAAAAATAAAAATAATAAACATAATAAAAGAAAAATGTCATAAAGCAAATCGATTAAACTTTGATTTCTACCAAGCTGAAATTAATCCAAAGAATGCAAAATTAGATATAAAAATACTAAATCTTATAAAAGTAAAATAG
- the vapC gene encoding type II toxin-antitoxin system tRNA(fMet)-specific endonuclease VapC — protein sequence MYLIDTNICIYFIKNNPKSVVQKIQSIQPYQIKISSITVAELEYGAVKSQFPERNRMTLIKFLSAFDIIPFTDSDAEVYGYIRSALERNGKIIGPYDIQIAAQAISRNLILVSNNTKEFTRVPNLKLENWI from the coding sequence ATGTATTTAATTGATACAAATATTTGTATCTACTTTATTAAAAATAATCCAAAATCCGTAGTTCAGAAAATACAATCCATTCAACCATATCAAATAAAAATTTCATCTATTACTGTTGCTGAATTAGAATATGGCGCAGTTAAAAGTCAATTTCCTGAAAGAAATAGAATGACACTAATTAAATTCTTATCGGCCTTTGATATCATTCCATTTACTGATTCAGATGCCGAAGTATACGGTTACATAAGATCTGCTTTAGAAAGAAATGGCAAAATTATCGGGCCCTATGACATACAGATTGCAGCTCAAGCTATTTCTCGAAATTTAATCCTAGTTTCAAACAATACAAAGGAATTTACAAGAGTTCCAAATTTAAAACTAGAAAATTGGATTTAA
- the vapB gene encoding type II toxin-antitoxin system antitoxin VapB: MTHASKVFISGNSQAVRIPKEFQVSEKELYIQKVGNTLFLFPKSDPWKAFEESLHEFSEDFFSDGRSQPESQIRETF; this comes from the coding sequence ATGACTCATGCATCAAAAGTTTTTATTAGTGGTAATAGTCAGGCTGTGCGGATTCCAAAAGAATTTCAAGTATCGGAAAAAGAATTATATATTCAAAAAGTTGGGAATACTCTATTCTTGTTTCCTAAATCTGACCCTTGGAAAGCTTTTGAGGAGAGCCTCCATGAATTTTCGGAAGACTTTTTTTCAGATGGGAGATCTCAACCAGAAAGTCAAATTCGAGAAACATTTTAA
- a CDS encoding cation:proton antiporter produces MHGEESLLQDIGLSIIFATVLSHIARVLKQPLILGYIIGGAMLGKEMGFELVTNEASIELISEIGLILLLFIIGLEINLAELAKMGKAMFTLGILQFTLSVAFVYSVFPFFGLSIGSEKFDLLYIAVALSLSSTLIVVKLLQDKVEINTLSGKLTVGVLVFQDIWAILFMGVQPNLNNPEVLKILTSVGIIVLLIAFSFSVSRYVLAKLYKACASSPELILLTSIMWCFLVCGIAGKAGLSKEMGALVAGMSIAAFPYGADVISKLIGIRDFFVTLFFVALGLKVPLPSLEVIGLSAAIITLMLFVRMITIAPVIIKLNKGVRNGFLTALNLAQISEFSLVILALGAGFEHITPKLQAVILTSTIIASILSTYIIMYNHNIAATFERLLARVGISDQTEESSKDDKASHGGHGGHGDGMVRDIIVLGYFRIARAFVEYLEDLSPSLIKRIIIADYNPAFREELTNKGFQWAYADLAHPDSLSHIGLHDASMVICTISDSFLKGTNNNRLLSTLSKLAPNAKIILTSDEPGEAKKLVADGAQKVIIPGVITGEFLYDYISRGMRNNEREV; encoded by the coding sequence ATGCACGGGGAAGAGTCACTATTACAAGACATTGGTCTTAGTATTATTTTCGCAACAGTCTTAAGTCACATCGCAAGAGTACTCAAACAACCGTTAATTTTAGGTTATATCATCGGTGGAGCCATGCTCGGAAAAGAGATGGGATTTGAACTTGTTACCAACGAAGCCAGTATTGAACTTATTTCAGAAATCGGACTCATCCTACTACTTTTCATCATCGGTTTAGAAATCAATTTGGCCGAACTCGCGAAAATGGGAAAGGCCATGTTTACTTTGGGGATCCTTCAGTTTACACTTTCCGTTGCCTTCGTTTACTCCGTGTTTCCCTTTTTTGGACTTTCTATTGGTTCGGAAAAGTTTGACCTGCTCTATATTGCAGTAGCCTTATCACTCAGTTCAACTTTAATCGTTGTTAAATTACTACAAGACAAAGTAGAAATCAATACCCTCTCAGGAAAACTAACTGTAGGGGTTTTGGTTTTCCAAGACATCTGGGCCATTTTGTTTATGGGGGTCCAACCTAACTTAAACAATCCAGAAGTTTTAAAAATCCTTACTTCTGTTGGAATTATCGTTTTACTAATCGCATTTAGTTTTAGTGTCAGTCGTTATGTTTTAGCCAAGTTATACAAAGCTTGTGCCAGTAGCCCAGAACTAATTCTATTAACATCAATTATGTGGTGTTTTCTTGTTTGTGGAATCGCAGGAAAAGCTGGACTTTCCAAAGAAATGGGTGCCCTCGTTGCAGGAATGAGTATCGCCGCTTTCCCTTATGGTGCCGATGTCATTTCTAAACTGATTGGAATTCGCGATTTCTTTGTAACACTTTTTTTTGTAGCACTGGGTCTTAAAGTTCCCCTTCCTAGTTTGGAAGTCATCGGATTATCTGCGGCAATCATCACTCTTATGTTATTCGTAAGAATGATTACCATTGCTCCCGTCATCATCAAACTCAACAAAGGTGTTCGAAACGGGTTTTTAACTGCCCTCAATTTAGCTCAGATTTCTGAATTTTCACTCGTCATTTTAGCGTTAGGTGCAGGATTCGAACATATCACTCCTAAACTACAAGCAGTTATTTTAACTTCGACCATCATCGCATCCATTTTATCCACTTACATCATTATGTATAACCATAACATAGCTGCTACCTTTGAACGATTACTCGCTCGTGTAGGTATCTCTGACCAAACAGAGGAATCTAGTAAAGACGACAAAGCAAGTCACGGAGGGCATGGCGGACATGGAGATGGAATGGTACGAGACATCATTGTGCTTGGTTATTTTAGAATTGCCCGTGCCTTTGTAGAATATTTAGAAGATTTATCTCCTTCGCTCATTAAAAGGATCATCATCGCTGACTACAATCCAGCCTTCAGAGAAGAACTCACAAACAAAGGATTCCAATGGGCCTATGCCGATCTTGCTCACCCCGATTCTTTATCTCATATTGGCCTTCATGACGCTTCGATGGTAATTTGTACCATTTCTGATTCCTTTCTAAAAGGAACAAATAACAACCGTTTGCTTTCCACTCTGAGTAAATTGGCTCCCAATGCAAAAATCATTTTGACAAGTGATGAACCAGGTGAAGCTAAAAAGTTGGTGGCTGATGGAGCTCAAAAAGTCATCATCCCGGGTGTGATTACCGGAGAATTTTTGTATGATTATATCTCTCGAGGGATGAGAAACAACGAAAGAGAAGTGTAG
- a CDS encoding TolC family protein: MISKLRKSLLAFLCPFGMFFSFVIEADPTRDPFESLHGPNIYSQDYINQQPGVLTLEELLKSVEKSYPLVLAAEKLLSEAEYNYLAAEGAFDLQFKSMGTTKPLGYYTNNTADAMFEKPTPLGGTSFFAGYRIGRGNFPVYDGKRETNDHGEIRAGAIFPLMRNREIDKNRADIKKADLDRRLAELSIQKLKIEVIKEATKRYWKWVSSGQEYLVNKDLLAIAKNRQTQISDRIKLGDIPKMEGTENDRAILQRESQFVSAEREMQKAAIDLSLFLRAPDGNLILPTTNRLPIGFPKPIDYKKVELEKSIKLAWKFRPELQDFEFKRDKVRVDQDMGFNALKPQVDLVVAGSQDFGPGSVTRAKPELEASLVLNLPIQTKRPRGMIGAAEAKIAQLDQELQFSKDKIKTEVQDAISEVIASAKRVGVTQSEVELARKLEEMERERFALGDSTLLFVNIREQTSAEAAVREIKALYDHHVAIAHFQAATASVLQISHNP; encoded by the coding sequence ATGATCTCAAAACTTAGAAAATCTCTACTAGCATTCCTTTGTCCTTTTGGAATGTTTTTTTCCTTTGTTATAGAAGCAGATCCAACACGGGATCCCTTTGAATCTTTACATGGACCCAATATTTATTCTCAAGACTATATCAACCAACAACCAGGAGTTCTCACATTAGAAGAACTTTTAAAGTCAGTCGAAAAATCTTATCCACTGGTTCTTGCAGCTGAAAAACTTTTGTCAGAAGCAGAATACAACTACCTCGCCGCAGAAGGTGCCTTTGACTTACAATTTAAGTCGATGGGAACAACAAAACCATTAGGTTATTATACAAACAATACAGCTGATGCCATGTTTGAAAAACCAACACCGCTCGGTGGAACCTCTTTTTTTGCAGGTTACCGAATTGGGCGCGGTAACTTTCCTGTGTATGACGGAAAAAGAGAAACCAACGATCATGGAGAAATTCGGGCGGGTGCCATCTTTCCCCTGATGCGCAATCGTGAGATTGATAAAAACAGAGCCGATATTAAAAAGGCTGACCTTGACCGAAGGCTTGCAGAACTTTCTATCCAAAAATTAAAAATCGAAGTTATCAAAGAAGCAACAAAACGTTATTGGAAATGGGTGTCTAGTGGCCAAGAGTATTTAGTCAACAAAGACTTGTTAGCAATTGCAAAAAATAGACAAACCCAAATATCCGACCGTATCAAGTTAGGTGATATTCCAAAAATGGAAGGTACCGAAAACGATCGTGCCATTTTACAAAGAGAATCTCAATTTGTTTCTGCAGAACGAGAAATGCAAAAAGCTGCGATTGATTTATCTTTGTTCTTACGAGCACCTGATGGAAATTTAATCTTACCAACAACGAACCGTCTGCCCATTGGATTTCCCAAACCCATCGATTATAAAAAAGTAGAATTAGAGAAAAGTATCAAACTGGCTTGGAAGTTTAGACCCGAATTACAAGACTTTGAATTCAAAAGAGATAAGGTTCGTGTAGACCAAGATATGGGTTTTAATGCTTTGAAACCGCAAGTGGATTTGGTAGTTGCTGGCTCTCAAGACTTTGGACCAGGTTCTGTCACAAGAGCCAAACCTGAACTGGAAGCCTCCCTAGTTCTCAACCTACCCATCCAAACCAAACGCCCGAGAGGGATGATCGGAGCTGCTGAAGCTAAGATTGCACAATTAGACCAAGAACTACAATTCTCCAAAGACAAAATAAAAACTGAAGTACAGGATGCGATATCTGAGGTGATTGCTTCGGCAAAACGCGTAGGTGTTACTCAAAGTGAAGTCGAACTTGCAAGAAAGTTAGAAGAGATGGAAAGAGAACGATTTGCCCTGGGTGATTCTACACTTCTATTTGTGAATATTCGCGAACAAACAAGTGCCGAAGCAGCTGTCCGAGAAATTAAGGCATTGTACGATCATCATGTAGCTATTGCCCATTTTCAAGCAGCAACGGCATCAGTTTTGCAAATTTCGCACAATCCGTAG
- a CDS encoding HlyD family secretion protein, whose product MSQKWKLRKNLPSYRLVQTALPAQSLAYILTVIFFLSVLILLYVPWQQTTMGFGRVVAYAPLDRQQVIESPISGRVVKWHVHEGTRVRKGDPIIDISDNDPNFINRIREERNALLQRLEAARSREDNIRSRIISLRSSRGSAVDAADSRRMMAKDRVRASEQAVDAAKAALKTANLNLDRQKQLWEKGLTSKRTLELAELEHTNAETGLDRAKAAYDAAIKEERALYSDTGKVAQDAEASINDAKASLASAQSEVARVLEDLPKLEARLSRQETQEIFAPRDGTIMRILVNPDTQQVKEGDGVAILVPDAEDKAVELFISGNDIPLVGEGRKVRLQFQGYPVLQISGWPETAVGTFGGIVKLVDITDNGSGNFRVLVIPDRDDRKWPTSRYLRQGVRAKGWIFLNRVSVGYELWRRFNDFPPNLPMDDPEMKYLLDDTGSGDKVK is encoded by the coding sequence ATGTCACAAAAATGGAAACTTAGAAAAAACTTACCTTCCTACCGATTAGTGCAAACAGCATTGCCAGCACAAAGCCTTGCCTATATCCTCACTGTCATTTTTTTCTTAAGTGTACTGATCCTTCTTTATGTACCTTGGCAACAAACCACGATGGGGTTTGGTAGGGTTGTTGCATATGCACCTCTCGACCGACAACAAGTCATTGAATCTCCTATTAGTGGACGCGTTGTAAAATGGCATGTACATGAAGGAACTCGGGTTAGAAAAGGCGATCCAATCATCGATATCTCTGATAACGATCCCAACTTTATCAATCGAATTCGTGAGGAAAGAAACGCACTTTTACAAAGACTAGAGGCTGCAAGATCTAGAGAAGATAACATTCGTTCACGAATCATTAGTTTACGTTCTTCCCGAGGAAGTGCTGTCGATGCTGCTGACTCTAGAAGGATGATGGCAAAAGACCGAGTACGAGCCAGCGAACAAGCAGTAGATGCAGCAAAGGCTGCTTTAAAAACTGCAAATCTCAACTTAGATCGCCAAAAACAACTTTGGGAAAAAGGCCTTACTTCGAAACGAACTTTGGAACTTGCAGAATTAGAACATACCAATGCAGAAACTGGATTAGACCGTGCCAAAGCTGCATACGATGCTGCCATTAAAGAAGAACGTGCCTTGTATAGTGATACAGGTAAAGTAGCACAAGATGCAGAAGCATCTATCAATGATGCCAAGGCTTCCTTAGCTTCAGCACAATCCGAAGTGGCGCGAGTATTAGAAGACTTACCCAAATTGGAAGCAAGATTATCTAGACAAGAAACCCAAGAAATATTTGCCCCAAGGGATGGAACCATCATGAGAATTTTGGTAAATCCCGACACACAACAAGTGAAAGAAGGAGATGGTGTTGCGATTCTTGTACCTGATGCAGAGGACAAAGCAGTAGAACTTTTTATCTCCGGCAACGACATACCGCTCGTAGGTGAAGGAAGAAAGGTTCGATTACAATTCCAAGGGTATCCTGTTTTACAAATCAGTGGTTGGCCAGAGACAGCCGTGGGAACATTTGGAGGGATTGTCAAACTTGTTGATATTACAGACAATGGCTCAGGAAATTTCCGAGTCCTTGTCATTCCAGATCGCGATGATCGTAAGTGGCCAACAAGTCGTTATCTCAGACAAGGTGTCAGAGCCAAAGGTTGGATTTTTCTCAATCGAGTCAGTGTTGGTTATGAACTTTGGAGAAGGTTTAATGATTTTCCACCAAATCTTCCAATGGATGATCCAGAAATGAAATATTTGTTAGACGATACAGGAAGCGGGGATAAGGTCAAATGA